A stretch of DNA from Phycisphaerales bacterium:
ACAAGTGGGAGGACATGGCGCGGGCGGAGTACAAGGACTTCCAGCGCGTCCGCACCGCGGCCGTGAAGCAGTTCGAGTGGCTCTTCACCCGGCCAGGTCTCAAAGTCCTCGCGCTGCACGACGGCGTCACTTCCGACCTCGCCGCCGGCGGGCGTATCGCGATCCTGAAGCACCCCGAGGGCCGCAACCCGGTCATCCTCGAGGACGCGGCGGAGAATGTCATCGAGTTCCCCATTTACGCGGCCAAGATCAAGGGCGTCTGGAAGCTGGTCCGGTGAAGCGCGTGAACCCGGCGAACTGGCTCATCCTCGCTTCCGCCTTCGCGGGCGTCCTGATGCTGGCGTGGTTCGCCTACTGGTCGTTCATCGGCACCGGCAACTGGGCCACCGTCAAGGGCACGGTCGTCACCTCGGAGATCAAAGAGGTCAGCCGCCCGAAGCGCTCCAATGAGATCGGGCCGACGATGGTCACCGAGTACGAGGTGATCCTGGAGTACCGCTACACCGTGAGCGGGACCGAGTACACCGGCAACCGCATCTGGAGCCTCAGCCGCGCCATCTTCCCCTCTCGCGCGCAGGCGGAGGACACCCTGGCCAAGTACCAGCCCGGAAGCACCGTTGACGTCCACTACCGCCCGTCCAACCCCGCGGACGCCGTGCTCTGGTCCGCCGCCATGCTCCCCACGCGTGCCAAGGTCGGCATCGGCGTGCTGCTCGCGCTCGTCTCCCTTATCATGCTCGCGGCCGCGCTCTGGCTGCGGAGCCGATCGGCACCCGCCTGACAGGAGTCCACGTCATGCCCCCCGCCGCCGTCGTCGGTGACATGCACACCTGCCCCATGCAGACCCCCGGTCTGCCGCCCATCCCGCACGTGGGCGGGCCAATCCTGCCGCCGGGCTGCCCGACGGTGATGATCAGCGGACGACCCGCGGCGGTTGCAACAGGCATGTGCACGTGCGTCGGCCCGCCCGACACCATCGCCGCGGGCTCCACGACCGTGATGTTCGGCGGCATGCCCGCCGCCCGCGTCGGTGACCAGACCGCCCACGGCGGCGTCATCACCGGCCCCGGCGTGCCGACAGTGATGATCGGCTGATGTCTCGAGCGAGCGTGCCTCAGTACGCCTTCACAACCTCAACGCCCGGGTAGAACGCCCGCACCATCGAGCTCCAGTCCATGCCCTGGTCGGCCATGCCCTTGGCGCACCACTGGCACATGCCAACGCCGTGCCCCCAGCCCCGACCGGTGAAGCGGACCTGGTTGGCCCAAACCTCAGCCTCGAGGTCGCCGCTGTGGATGCGGTTCTCGCGCGTGATGGGCGGCAGGCCGCTCACCGTGTGGTTGAGCCCCATGCGCAGCTCCTCGGCCTTGAGGACGTAGGTGTTGCCCTTGTCGTCGGTCAGCTTGTAGCGGTTGGGGCGGTCCGCGTCGTTGCGGTCCTGGACCTCGATGCTGCGGAGGCGGGCGATGTTCTCCACATCGTGCTTCGTCGCGCGCCCCCACGCCCGCAGGCGGCGGTTCACATCCTCGTCCTTGCGCGTGACCTCCCAACGGTACAGCGGCGCCTTCTGGCAGTACGCCTGGCGCGGCTGGCCTTGCAGGGCGCGGGCCTTGTTGAACGGATAGTCCGGCCATACATCGGCGGCGGAGGCGGGCCGCCCGCCGCACTGGCTGCTGAAGTAGGCCCGCAGCAGCTTGCCATCGCCCACCAGGATCATTCCGCGGGTAGCACGCACGGCCTCGGTCGCCACCGGCGTCGCGAACGCGCCGTACACCTGGTCGACAGTGGTGATCTCCACGTCCACCGGCCGGTTCTCCGCCCGGGCGCGGGTCCGCTCGTGCAGGGCGTACGTCCGCGACGCCACCGCCTGCGCCTCGTTGGTCTGACGCGGCCACTTGGGCAGCAGTTCGTGCGTCACCACGCCGGGCAGGTACGCCTCGATCGGCATGGTCGCGACGACGTCGAAGTGCGTGGACGTGTCGTTCCACAGGCCCTTGATGGTGATGAACCCCGGCACCTTCGCGGTATCGACCTTGATCGGCTGAGCTCCGGCGACAGGCGCGAGCGGGTCGCCTTCGCTGGCGACGATCTCAACATCCGAGCCGTGGGGCCAGGTGTGCTTGCCGCCGTTGCCATCGACGATCTGCACGCCCGCGCCGGTGTTGGTCACGGTGAGGGGTGTCTTGAGCAGCACGCTCTTGCCCGTCGTGCTCGCCTGGCGCGCAACCAGGCGCGCCGGGCCCGAGATGGTCTTCTTCGTCGCCCCCTTGGCGATGCGGACGCGGAGGTCGGGCTCCTGCGGGTAGCTGATGGGCGCTACCGGCGCGACGGGCTCCTCTCGGGGCGTCAGGTCCTTGGCCACGCCGCTGACGGTCTCGCAGCCGGAGAGCGCGCCGGCGCTCAGCAGGAGCAGGGCGGGCGCGAGGCGGCGCATCTGCAACAGGGTTCGGGGGTTCAACATCGCTCGTCCCGTGGTTTCACACTATGCTCCCCGGGCCACCAGCCCACAAGGGGAAGCCGCATGCGTCGTTCGTTGACTGTCCTGAGCGCCGGCACGATGATCGCCACCGCGGCACTGACCACAGTCCTCCTTGCTCAGATCGGCTGTACGGGCCGTCCCGCGTTACCGGAGACGACGTCCGAACCCTACCTCGGGCCGCCGCTGGCCATCGACACCTCCGGCAGCGAGCAC
This window harbors:
- a CDS encoding SpoIID/LytB domain-containing protein; translation: MRRLAPALLLLSAGALSGCETVSGVAKDLTPREEPVAPVAPISYPQEPDLRVRIAKGATKKTISGPARLVARQASTTGKSVLLKTPLTVTNTGAGVQIVDGNGGKHTWPHGSDVEIVASEGDPLAPVAGAQPIKVDTAKVPGFITIKGLWNDTSTHFDVVATMPIEAYLPGVVTHELLPKWPRQTNEAQAVASRTYALHERTRARAENRPVDVEITTVDQVYGAFATPVATEAVRATRGMILVGDGKLLRAYFSSQCGGRPASAADVWPDYPFNKARALQGQPRQAYCQKAPLYRWEVTRKDEDVNRRLRAWGRATKHDVENIARLRSIEVQDRNDADRPNRYKLTDDKGNTYVLKAEELRMGLNHTVSGLPPITRENRIHSGDLEAEVWANQVRFTGRGWGHGVGMCQWCAKGMADQGMDWSSMVRAFYPGVEVVKAY
- a CDS encoding PAAR domain-containing protein; translation: MPPAAVVGDMHTCPMQTPGLPPIPHVGGPILPPGCPTVMISGRPAAVATGMCTCVGPPDTIAAGSTTVMFGGMPAARVGDQTAHGGVITGPGVPTVMIG
- a CDS encoding DUF3592 domain-containing protein, which gives rise to MKRVNPANWLILASAFAGVLMLAWFAYWSFIGTGNWATVKGTVVTSEIKEVSRPKRSNEIGPTMVTEYEVILEYRYTVSGTEYTGNRIWSLSRAIFPSRAQAEDTLAKYQPGSTVDVHYRPSNPADAVLWSAAMLPTRAKVGIGVLLALVSLIMLAAALWLRSRSAPA